taaatatttctttagGCTTCGTTCCTGTAGTTTTGCCTCATTGATGAAGATACCGACACATTTTATAGCAGGTGAGGCCTTTTAACCCCCCAGTTAAGATCACTTTATTCTAACTCACATATTTTACACCAGTAAAGGGCCGTGAATCCCAGAGTGGAAACACCAATAAGATCAGAAGCTGTTGTTGAATTATGGTGACCTTAATTTGAGGGGGGAATGAAGGATGTAGGAGGATGAATTTAGAGCAGGACGGAGTTCTGGTTCACTCTGCATGGTCTAACCTCCCAGAAAGACTcagccccctctctctctggctgctACACCTCCACGCTGTGGTGAGTTAATGAGGACCAGAGCCTGGTTACAGTCACTAATCAAAGCCAGCTCTGGAAACAGACCTTTAGCTGCCTGCTCATTTCTCTCCCTCACCTCTTGCTACTTTGTCTTTCCTCTACATCATCTgtacctctcctctcctttcctcttctcctctccaacaTCACATCCTTACCTGACATTGACTCTGCGTCCTGTTTTGTCCCTCTTCTGTCAGTCATCCCTTTTATGTCCTGCATTCATTTCTCATCCACTCTGCTCCTCAGAGAACATTGATGACGTATGTATGTTGCTGATAGCGAAACTGCACAAGGCCTCGAGGATCACACGGCCCATTAAGAACAGCAGAGGAACACAGGAAAATAACTCCAGGCTAATTCACTAACATGTCAACGCAATTCACAATTATCAGGTAACATCTGTAACTCCACAACTCAATTTccataatataattttttttttttgccataaaatagatttttacaTACATCCATGGTTGTTTTTTAGActgtgggtttgtgtgtttgtatgcatgtatgtgtgatCGTGAGTCTGGGCACACGCGAGTGGATCTGTACACATAATCCCCCTCATGTTCATTTATGCCTACATGAAAAATCACCCTCTGTTTCCCAGCTGGGGAACTACTTCAAAGGCGCCATGCAGGATGAATAGCATGTAACAATATCTCGTATTTGTCCAAGTGAAAGAGGACAAGATATTCTGTCTTCGCTGCTCTGCTGGTGCTGTTTCCTCACGCTGATTAATAGGCCTGTGATTGCAGCTACAGACCTGTGCCCTGCCATACGTAGCTGCCTACTATTACAGCTTACAGAGTTACAAAGAGTGCACATAAAAGCGACAGTCATGTTAAGCCGCTCTATCATTCTGATTGACAGCTGTAGCTTTAACTCTCTTTTTAAATGCTCTTTAAGTGTTTTATGTAGTGACCTGGGCATGGAGAAGCAGTAAAGAGACAGCAGCTGTTGGCGTTACGGCTCAGCGGAGGACTGAGAATAGAAAGACCTGGGGGGTTGTCCTAAAATGGGGGGTGGCAAAGGGAAAGGGGGAAGATGTGGCTAAATTGGGGGAAAGTGCTTTCTTTACAATTATGCAATGATCCCATGATAATTGATCAGTCTAGGAAATATGATATGTCCGGTGCACTTAGCAAATTCATGCATGCACCAGAGAGTGGATGCTGCAATGATTGCTCCATGTTAGGCTTTTACGGTAATTATTTACAATCTGCGAGTTTGGCTGGATTTTCAGCACACATAAATAGAatattgtttgctttttttaaagcCAAGATCATTTTTCTCCATCTTCTTGTTTGCCTTTTAATGAGCTTTTGATATGAGTTCCAAAATTCAAATACATCTCTCTGGGAGTCTGAGGATGAGGATCACTGGTGAAGGCCTCATACGGTCATGGCAAAACACGAACACAGCTGAATTTAAGCAGCTGACTGTTTTTATGTGACAGGACACTTcatgtgttgttattgttgtattatttaatatttagtgCTGGTCCCTTTTGCCTGAAATAAGAGCCAAGatactttttttgttattattattattattgtataattatgGGAAAGTATTGGTTTGAGTCATCACGTGTACAAACCGAAACTAATGGTTTAGCTCTAGACTGCATATTTTTGATATTGCCAATTAGAAAGCACTGAAATATGAAAGAAAGTTTCTTGTGGCTCATAAACAAATCCAAATAGGCTGGattaatttcacattaaaaggtATTTCTTTTAAGCAGTGAAGGTTTCAGCTGTTTCTGGCACCTACTCACCTGTTTCAGCATCTCTCAGCACTCAAACATCACATTGCCATACTCCAGCTTGATGACAGAAAGGATCAACATAGTGGATACGACTTGTGCTGTTTGACACACAAGattgaatgaataatgaaatattaacaGGCTCCATATGTCTTTAATGCTGGTTTTAATCACACAAATGGATCAGGTTTAAGGAATAGCCAAAAACATCAACTGTGTGAAGATACTTTGACTAATGTAAGAGCCAAAGAGGCTAAAAGTGaataggaaaaagaaaaaggggatagatggagagagggaTTGTGTGTCAGTTCCTTTGTAAAGGATTAAACATGTGGTTGGGACTAAAGCATGAGGCATATTTTTTGTATTgtggttttcagtttcagtgacaAAATAAACTGCAAGAGTTTTTgcttgtgagaaaaaaaagtgtgtttgcatatgCGTTGCCGTCTTGGTATTTAGTGTGTTTATAGACAGTTACAATACACAACCACGTGGACAAgcgtgtatatatatacaggtTTATGGTTCACTGCTTCCAGCATTTACAGAATTGAGAAACTGCAAGAAAGAAACAGAGCCGAGCCTATCTGGTGTACAGATTAAATCAAATCCAGAACCGAATTAATGTTCTAACTTTTCTAAATGTTGTGAGATCTCTTTGACCCATTGAGAAAGCCGCTTCAATATTAAGCAGGAGCGACGAGTTCTTCAGAAAGAGTCAGGATGATGTACCGCAATAGCATTCCTTCGATTTACAAAAACCATAACTGCATGACAACAGTATATCATCAGTCTGGACTTCAAAAAGCCAATTCAGCGCTGTTACCGCGAACCTTAATGTGTCTCTGGGCTGCTCCTCGGCTCCTCCTGGGCAACATCACAGAAGCAGCTGAAGGCTTTTTGTTCCCGTGGTCGGACAGCGCCAGGTGTCAAACTCAATGGATCCACTACTGTACCCATCACCACCGGCTCAACACCAGCTGTGGCTCATGTGGCCCACTCTCACATAAAATCACAGCTGAAACCATAAAAACTAGCACAACTGATGTTTAAAACTGGAAATTTATGGCTGGATGTAAAGTCACCACCCATCTTTTATCTACTGTATCTCAAGGATTATCAGAATGCAAaaactcactctgctgtttgaTATTAATCTAACATTAAGTTGTAGCATCTTGTCCACAGTACCAACATTTAAGTTTTTGTGTgcagcaaacacaacaaacagggTCCTGAGTCATGTGTGGTTTCTTGCAATAATTAAACATTTGTGTAAAGTATTTATGTGATGACAATGTTGTTATGTAACAAGGCTTTTGTGTGGTTCACAAACCCTTTTTAgaggacaaaacagaaaacttgacatttttaaaataaagaaagagagagaactaATTAGCGAGAGAGTCGAAGGAAATCTGAGGAAGCACCAAATATGGAGACTCTTCCTTGAAAATAGGGACATTGGGTCACATTATGTGACCTTTAAATTTTAGTGGTAGGattgtttttttgctgctgtatttGCTGGAATTGAAACCTAGCAGTGATTATAAAGCTATTATCCGCAgcattgttttctcttttgattCAACATCTATGGCTAAAGACTTTGTTGACAGGCCATTGAGGTGGTCCATATGGCGGTGTGAAGGTGGAGGTCTCATGACTCTCTGGAGGATGTAGAGGAAACCAGACAAAAGGGCTTTAGCCAGCAGGCcctcagcctcacagagcctcAATGGAGCGGTGGCAGATCCCCCGCTGGGACCAGTTGCCTGTATGTTCTCAAACCAAAGTCTGATCTGTAGAAACTGGCCACTCCACCATAATACGTGCAGCCATCCATACTCCTTCCCCCCTGGGGCGCATGGTCTCTCTTTTGAGGTGGATAGTAGTTAAGGAATGTTTAACAATCTATTGGCATGtgacattcatgttttttctatctcgTCATCATCGGCATTCAGATTTGTTTAGACTGGGGTTTTTCTGTTATTGAACAGCATAGTGTAGTGTGAGCGTTTTAAATATTTAGACAAGAAAGATATTAGATAGGAAATAGGGTGCCGGAGGATATGGTGCACAAGCTGTTATACAATGTTATACATTTGCATAGTTTCTCTTTGTCCTCTATCCACTATTTCCTTCCTGTACATGCTTTGGTAACACAATTGTACTTACATTTAATGCAAATAAAGCagatttaattgaaaaaaagagCGGAGGAGAGTGGATTAAAGTTGGCAGATGTCCTTAAGGTTttcaaagttataaaaaaaaaaatcttcaggaCACCTGCAAAGCCTGCGGACCCTCAGAGAGAAACCTGACTTGTGATTTACACTCACCCATGTTCTTTGAGAGTACAGTAAAGAAATGACTTatgcagagagcaggagaggagtTGGACCCCCTGGAGTGAGACCTCCCATAACAGAGAAGATGGACAGATGGGCTGCAGAACTCTACACCGCAACTCTACTTAGACAAATACACTGGACACAGGTGTGAGTAAAACGTAACAGGTAGTGTATatattcagtgtgtgtgcaacCCAACTGATcccaaaaaacccccaaaatatgtgtcaacactttttttctcctttctgttTTCAAGAAGACACTATtggtaaaacatttttataaacaaTTCTTGGCAGTGGGAAAAGAActgagtgttttattttgagaaGATGCAGTCCCGAGAAACTTGTTAATGcaagaaagaaggaaacaatTGGGCAAGTAGATGTGCTGCCAAACCTGCTTATGTAACCACTCTACTACAATCCATTCACCTCAGCAGAGGAAAGTAAATCTGGCTGATTGTTgcagaaatgttgaaatatttggaTGTGTTCTGACTTCTCTCCCATGACATATCACAGGACAGCCCCTATTCAcaatgagtatgtgtgtgtttgtgtgtgtgcgtgtgtgtgtgtgtgtgtgtgtgtgttggagtgtgtgtgcttATTGTTTGTGAAGGCTCACACAGGTTTTTGGGAAGGAATAGTGAAGTAAATGTAAAGTGCGACAGTGAGCAGGTGGGCTATTGTGATCTGAAACACTCTGAAGCCGCCTTTCACTCCAAGCTGAGAGACTCTTACTCAAAAACTTTGGCTTTAACACTGCACCCTTTCTCACTTTGCTTGTTCTATCTCTCTCttatagtctctctctctctctctcacacacacacacacacacatacacacagctaaCTTTTGTAGCCTGTGAGATAAGTCAATATGTGTCCTTTCAGCTGTCAGCTGACTCTGCCCTCCgttctcctgtctgtctccatggCATCATATATAACGACTGCCTGAAAGCCAAAACACAGACACCCTGCACCATGTGGAGCAACTGGTTAGACGGATGTTTCATGTATAACTTCCATAATGAAAGATTTGTATTTTACTTCTGATACTAACTAGATGCAGTAGATCACAAGCATAAAACACTATTATTCTCCTCAAAATACCCTTTTCCTCACTTATTTTCATGATAAAGTGTGCTGTCAGCAGGTGGTTTGCTTTCCCACAGCTGGGGATGAGAGGATATGTCTccaataaatgtaaaataaagaatagaaaatacaaaaccAACCATTTATGCATATGTTCATGTTGCCCAGTGatccacaaaaaaacacagcaaaacacatcCTCTGTATACCCTCAGTCTGTATAAATACAAGCTTTTGCTATCTGCAGGGATTTCTGAGTATGAAGAGATGTTGACGTTGTATTTAGTTCAGTTGTGTGCGTTTGGCTTTAAAGTGTTTCAGGTATTAAGGAGTAACCCAGCGTGTAGTCAGTGCAAAAGACAAGgctcatttatattttcatctcaGATCCCTCTGTATggaatattcacacacatagCACATATATACAAGTACTCTGGGGTGTTTCTTCTGGAGGATGAAAGCCAAATGTCTGGAAACTGGCTTCACATCTGCATCCCGTTAAATGCACTAATGACACCCTCAACAGCAtgagcacacactcacacacacacattcactagAAGTGTTCAGCAGCCTGTCTAAAGGCAATTGTTTAGGGATTCACTTAAACTGAGAAGAGTGTTGTTCCTCTCTAAACACAAactgggaggtgtgtgtgttttttcttcatccCTCTTGTCTATTTATGGGAATTATTGATGTAACAGAACATTGTACGCTCATGTGAGTACTCTCCAGTTACACTTttggtttttaattaatttggaCCAATGAAGTCCCCAAGAAGACAAGCcatgactgaaaacaaacacatgtgcaAAAAAAAGTCTCCTGTTTCTTTTCACAAGCAACAGTTTAACAGGAGCTGGTTAAATGGAGGAAAAGGCATATCTAGTCTGGTGggcatctttttctttcttgctaGACAACATTTAGTAATTCTAAATGACTTGTAAGCAAGAACATCTGGCTGCAGATGTTTTGACTGACTCATAATGCCCTTCTTTCATCCCTGATGACGATGACTTACAACAAATactcataaatatttttaatgctttaggtttctgtaatttattatttattttcattgtaaatcggcacatgttttttttttttatgtctgcaaCCCTGTTAAATGTGCTGCTGCAggtaaaagagatttttaatctcaatgagacttttcctggttaaataaaggttaaataaaataaagaaaaagttaaaatgtaaatataaatagataaataaaattaaatcttCAAATTATATCTTCACTAAAGATATTCACTGGTCATCACACAGTACCGGTGtactgaaatgtaaatgtgagGTTACAATCATGATAAAGTCAGTGAATCAAGCCAGGATCTCATCAGAGATCACCAAGTGTATACCGGAAGCTTATTTGCATACAAAATAAAAGCGTAACGCACCATTCACTAGCATGttgcaaaaatataatttgtccTGTAAATGGCAGGTTATAATTGATTAGTTATAATTGACAcgttatattatattgttacaACGAACATGTGAcctttgttgcctttttttttctttttttgctatCTGGAACCGGAAGTACAACCCTTCTCTGTAGCTAGCTTGACACTAATGCTTAATTTAAGAGACACACTCAGTAGCGGTCTGTCACAGCTCCTCTGGACTTTGAGCAGGATCAAATCCCATTAACGCAAAATGGATGTGAAGCTGTTGGCAGTCGTGGCTGCGCTTACGGTGTTGTCACATGCGCCTCCATCACAAGGTATGAACTTATCTCCTgctcctttgttttgttttttgtttttgttgtttttaatgaggttttgGGTTATTTAGCAAAGACTTTTAAGTGGCATCgctgtaaaattattttattgcacattGTTAAGGACAGTGTAATCattatttaaacatgtcaggATGGATCATTTGTAGTTAagtttttgtagaaaaaaaattactaaaaatgCATCAGTTGTGAAGGATGAATCAGAATAGCATTTCCATCCCACATGTGTTGTCTTTTAGTGTTTAAATAGACATAACCCTGATAGAATTGTGCAGTTActgtgttatgtttatgttaatcTCAATTTCACGCGTAGCGACGGCGCAGtctcagtttatccaaataattgGCAATTACGTAAATTCAGATGCAAAATTCAAATTACATACAATTAAAGTGCCAGTGTTGACTTTAAAGGTAGTGCTCTCcgttttaattgaaatattatTTGAATTCCGTAAATGTTAGTTTGATGTATGTATGAACTTGTCCTGGAGGGGATTTTTCTTTCCGCCGTGCGTAAAGTGCCAACAGGCTGAACATGCATTTCTTCGAGAGGAAGAAATTCCTCGTCGGTTCGCTGATCAACTTGTGTATTTGTTCTGCTCCTTGTTTCCATTTAATTACGCACAAATGAGGCAGCTAGAAGACAAAACCACAGCCAGTCTACTTGGCGTCATCAGTCACCCAACTTGAGGGTGTTGCGCTCTTTATCATGGTAATACCGTTAGATCAGGTGTAAAAATAATTAGCATGGAGTTTAATCTATGGCGGTACTTCTCACCATCTGTTTTTATAACCTTCACCATCTCCCATCagttttgctttaaaaacagTTACTGACtggaaaaagacatttttttgtttgttttttatctgttgcatcttttatgttttgtctttaatattttagaCTTATTCTAAAAGGACTTCCACGCAACAGATGCGTAATTATCTCATTATTTTATACAAGACTTGCAGAAACCAGAGTTTTTTCATGTAGGTTTTctgaaaaaagaagcagaaaaaaagaaaaacgaaAACATGGCCCCGTTTATTTTTCCACATTGATCAACCGTAAACCTCCCAGCGTGTACAAACCTGAAAGCTACAGTCGTTATGGAAAGTATGCACATCAATCATGAAGTTTAAGGACCACACAGCACAACATTGTTTATGACTGAAAGATCTTACTGTTTTGGGGTCTATAAGTCCCGATATAAGTGTTTCTACCTCTGTGGGCAtgcaaaaaacatgtcaaatatggGAAAACCGTAAAAAACACTTAGATCTGCGATTTCGATTACGTGCATCCTTCTTGAtcatgtattttaatatattttaagttaATTGGGATTTGCTCCAGCCCCCTGCAACCCTGCAAAGAATAAACTGGTAGAGATAATGTATGGATGGAAAATTCAGACTACAGTACAGTGCATGGGCTGATTTCATGCCTGGACAGTAGTGGCATGTTTTAGCTTGTTGATCTGTCAATAAGGATGATGTATCcgaatttatttgtttgctgtatcattttcagctcattttattgttgtaataaTGTTTAATCTTATTTGTCTTCAGCAGAATTCATCATCACAGAAGTATCTCATTTTAGTCAATTTCCAGAGAAGATTTAACTTCATCTTATCTATGTGTCATTTCTCTCTTGAGACTTGCTTTGCTGTGAGTAATATGTTGTGTAACTGATAATCTGTTCCTTTCCTCCTCAGCGAAACCCATCAGTCTGGGTGAAAGATGCTACTGTAGCTCAGGAGTGAAGGGCGTCCCCAGAAGCATCATCCGTGAGCTCAGGTTCATCCATACACCCAACTGCCCCTTCCAAGTGATGTGAGTATTGTTCATGAATGTGGGCTTCAGTGGGTGgaacccacacaaacacacagaagtgCATGTTTTCTACCCTGGTCTTAAAAAGTCCGACAGGTTTCCTCCTTATACGACATTTCTCACCATCAATCTCTTAGAGGTGACAGGACAGATAAAGagtttgtgcatgcatgtgtactCACACGCCCCTCTGTCACTTGCTCTCACATACATCCACAGAGAGCAGGACTTGTGCGTGCATTTTTTACCGCAGGCCCACTTATGCGTCCACAGGAAGTGCTTTATTTGAGTATGAGGGAACCTGAATGGGAGGTGGAAACTTGATGCAGTTTTGCTCTCAACAGGAAAATCAATAATTATGGGTTTTCTAATTGAGTTTGCTTCTCATTTGCTTGTCACGCAGCATTTCCTCCTCATTCTGTGCTTACAACCTTTGCGGCGTGATCCCATTCAGCGTTACGGCCTGTCTGGAGTACATTTACAGATGAAAGCGTGTAGCAACACAAGAACAATACAGCTGGACACAATAGAAAGGAAAACTTCAGGAACTATTAAATTTTTCATAGTGGAAATAGAATTGACAGCTCTTATAAATTCATGGACAAATCCACCAATTTCTACAGTTATCCAAAAACAAGACACGTGTGCCAATGGAGGCTCCCCCATGGAGAAATATGATCCAGTCTTGACCCATTCTGTAAATAACCACAGGGCTATGCTGGATTTAGAAAGTAGCCTGCAGCCACATGTTGCGGGATTGACTCCTCAACCTCCATGTGCTCAAATTTTGCAACACATTAATTAGATTGCTCAATCAAGAAATATTAAGGAAAACAATATTCTTGAAAGCACATATTCTTTAGCTGCATTCATATCTGTAGCAGCATCACAAGCAGGGGAAAAGAGTGATTGGTCATTATCAAACTAATGCACCCCTGTGAAAAAGTTCTCTGTGTGTCAAACTGACAAGGTAGTGTGAATTCGGTCTGTTTGATAACAACGTGTCAAGATACCCAATGTCACTGACTTTGCATAATTTACTCTTTCATCTTTAAGCGAGGCATATGCTgaactattttcttttttttcctatcaGTGCCAAGCTGAAGTCAGGCAAAGAGGTGTGTGTGAACCCAGAGATCCCATGGCTGCAGCAGTACCTGAGGAACGCCATCAACAAGTAAGTCACTGGCTGTATTATGGATTACGTACCGTCTGCAAAACATAGTTCTGTCGTCAGTCGTCAGACTTGAACATGACTCATCTGGAGCACTGTGAAATCACTTCCGCCTGATAGAGATTTAAAGTAAGgatgcaaaaacacaaatgcgCATTTGAACATCTATCAACAGACCATTGTGAAAGTGACAGCTCTTAATTGTCCAAATTATATCAGAGCCCAGTTTCGAAACACGCTGGTACATGACTGAGTGGGAGTGGAGACTGACTCCAGTTTCACAGACAATCTGTGGGTTTGATACGGGATAATGAACAAGCTTGTTAACAGTATTTGCTCCAACTAGACTGCGGTCATGGGTTCATCCCCATCCACCATTGTTAAAATTAATGCAAGATGCCACACAGGTCTGCAACTGAAGTGCAGAACTATTTGCAGAGTTTTTGACCTTCAGCACATTGCAAGAGTTTGCTGTAATTTACAGATTCATCATGATATAGGGGCAAAGAGGGAGAAGTTTATTAagtttatttctattatttgaTAAATGAATGTAACATTAATGCAATAAATTGCATTCTGCAGTCACGTTACAGTTTGTCTTAGAGCTCAAAGTCACTGCCAATATCAACTGTTTCCTTCCTGCTTTAAAGCAGGAGacacttttcttaaaaaagttGGCACTAGAAAGTTTATGGAAGGGATCAAGTTGCAATCCTGAACCCCATGCAGTCATATATTTCCAAGAGCAGAGCACTCCTTTAACGGTCGGATGAAACAAactctgtgctgtgttgtggAGACATAATGAGTTTTGGGGTGTTTAAAGTATTTCCTGTCTTTCTACCAAAGAAACTTGAATGCACCCATGCGGTCTCCTCTGTGCTCCGGCCTCTGACATGTACACACTCAATACCCTCTGACTGATAAGCTCATAGTCCCGTAGTCAGACTATCTGTCTCAAAGGATGATTGAGGAGCCCTTGACTTGTTGAGGTGTGAAAGACCTCTGCATAACAATAGGGCCCACGTAGAGAGTAGACGGTGGTCATTTACAATGGATCAGACCTAATGTGTTTCCAGTTACACATACAGTCaaaggggagggagggacaAACTTATTTACAACGTGTAGAAATGCACACAATTGTAACTCATGCATTATGCTGCTCTTTAGTCTGGTAAACAAGGCCATGATTACCTTTTTGTATCAGTTGAAATGTGGctaacatttattattattattccaatgTCAGTAATTAAACCCATGTTCAAGTGTTTATAAGGCGTGTGCAGTGTAAATCACTCTGCAACTGCTG
This genomic stretch from Thunnus albacares chromosome 14, fThuAlb1.1, whole genome shotgun sequence harbors:
- the cxcl12a gene encoding chemokine (C-X-C motif) ligand 12a (stromal cell-derived factor 1) translates to MDVKLLAVVAALTVLSHAPPSQAKPISLGERCYCSSGVKGVPRSIIRELRFIHTPNCPFQVIAKLKSGKEVCVNPEIPWLQQYLRNAINKMKRSKRGN